The Bacillus carboniphilus genome contains a region encoding:
- the ftsA gene encoding cell division protein FtsA, with the protein MNNNEIYVSLDIGTSNVKVIIGEMNKDSLNIIGVGNCRSSGIKKGSIVDIDETVHSIKKTVEQAERMINFPINKVIVGVTGNHVQLQECHGVVAVSSESREISNEDVHRVIEAAQVISVPPEREIIDVIPKQFIVDGLDEITDPRGMLGVRLEMQGTIISGSRTILHNLLRCVERAGLEITDIALQPLATGSVALSKDEKNLGVALIDVGGGSTTISFFENGLLQDFRVIPVGGEHITKDISIGLKTSTEDAERVKLEHGHAFYHYASEDELFEVSMIGSDQLQSFNQKEISNIIEARLEEIFDMVHRELKRMGVKDISGGFVLTGGSVNIPGVLELAQDVFRNNVRIAVPDYIGIREPQFMTGVGLIQFAYKNAKLQGRTIGSPIEAEAVHAGNIPNQQPKKQKVKRNPKKEDNRIGGKLKDFFGYFFE; encoded by the coding sequence ATGAACAACAATGAAATTTATGTTAGTCTTGACATCGGTACATCCAATGTAAAAGTGATTATTGGTGAAATGAATAAAGATTCTTTAAATATTATTGGTGTGGGGAATTGCAGATCGAGTGGAATAAAAAAAGGTTCGATTGTTGATATAGATGAAACGGTTCATTCTATAAAAAAAACGGTCGAACAAGCTGAAAGAATGATTAATTTCCCAATTAATAAAGTAATTGTTGGAGTGACAGGTAATCATGTTCAACTACAAGAATGTCATGGAGTTGTTGCTGTATCAAGTGAGAGTCGAGAAATCTCAAATGAAGATGTTCATAGGGTGATTGAAGCGGCTCAAGTAATATCAGTACCCCCTGAAAGAGAAATAATCGATGTCATACCTAAACAATTTATTGTAGACGGATTAGATGAAATTACAGACCCTAGAGGGATGCTTGGTGTAAGGCTTGAAATGCAAGGGACGATTATCTCTGGATCAAGAACAATTTTACATAATTTACTTAGATGTGTTGAAAGGGCTGGCCTAGAAATTACGGATATTGCCCTGCAACCCTTAGCAACAGGATCTGTTGCTTTGTCAAAGGATGAGAAAAACTTAGGAGTTGCTCTTATTGATGTAGGAGGAGGTTCTACGACCATTTCTTTTTTTGAAAATGGATTACTACAAGATTTTCGAGTAATTCCAGTTGGTGGAGAACACATCACAAAAGATATATCGATTGGATTAAAAACATCGACTGAAGATGCTGAACGAGTGAAATTAGAACATGGACACGCCTTTTATCACTATGCTTCAGAGGATGAGTTATTCGAAGTTTCCATGATTGGTTCAGATCAATTACAATCGTTTAACCAGAAAGAAATATCAAATATAATAGAGGCAAGGTTGGAAGAGATATTTGATATGGTCCATCGTGAACTTAAAAGGATGGGAGTAAAGGATATTTCAGGTGGGTTTGTATTAACTGGAGGTTCTGTTAATATACCAGGTGTCTTGGAGCTTGCACAGGATGTTTTTAGAAATAATGTTCGGATAGCAGTTCCAGATTATATAGGTATAAGAGAACCGCAATTTATGACAGGAGTTGGCTTAATTCAGTTTGCCTATAAAAATGCAAAATTACAAGGAAGAACGATAGGCTCTCCGATTGAAGCAGAAGCAGTACATGCAGGCAATATCCCAAACCAACAACCAAAAAAACAAAAAGTAAAGCGGAATCCAAAAAAAGAAGACAATCGAATTGGTGGAAAGCTTAAAGATTTTTTTGGCTACTTTTTTGAGTAA
- a CDS encoding small basic family protein: protein MVWILPIVGLMIGIALGLITDIQLPSEYSNYLLIAILACLDSLFGGVRAYLQNIYDEIIFITGFLFNMLLAISLAFLGVHLGVDLYLVAVFAFGMRLFRNIAVIRRMLISKWQLIRKNAKKS, encoded by the coding sequence ATGGTTTGGATATTACCCATCGTAGGATTAATGATTGGGATTGCTCTAGGATTAATAACGGATATCCAGTTACCCTCCGAGTACTCTAACTATTTGTTAATTGCTATTCTTGCATGTCTAGATTCTCTGTTTGGTGGAGTTCGTGCATATTTGCAAAATATTTATGATGAAATCATTTTTATAACGGGCTTCTTATTCAATATGCTATTGGCAATAAGTTTAGCTTTTCTAGGCGTACATCTTGGTGTAGACTTGTATTTAGTAGCAGTGTTTGCTTTTGGAATGAGGCTTTTTCGAAACATAGCAGTAATAAGAAGAATGCTCATTTCAAAATGGCAATTAATAAGAAAAAATGCAAAAAAAAGTTGA
- a CDS encoding DUF881 domain-containing protein encodes MERAKIRKLITFSLLSTVVGFLFVVQFYSVNQPEIRDTRNIWQLREDLLKEQERSRTLEQDIYKYEQLIANYETQMNDSPEKALKETLEQLKVEAGLTQVEGEGVKVTIDSLFNEQLGMQVSYVSPEIMQKLINELNSFGAEEIAVNNRRVVNSTVIRDINGVTKLDGYGLNSFPIQINILTDDVEKLSNRFLASTIEEDFAVDNLSIEITEPIEQIMIPAYDEPITVKYLSPLSEGGES; translated from the coding sequence TTGGAACGTGCGAAGATCAGAAAATTGATAACTTTCTCTTTATTATCAACAGTCGTTGGATTCTTATTCGTTGTCCAATTTTATTCTGTAAATCAACCTGAGATTAGAGATACAAGGAATATTTGGCAATTACGAGAGGACTTATTGAAAGAACAAGAGAGAAGTCGAACTCTTGAACAAGATATTTATAAGTATGAACAACTTATTGCGAATTATGAAACGCAAATGAATGATAGCCCTGAAAAAGCGCTAAAGGAAACTCTAGAACAGCTAAAGGTTGAAGCAGGTCTTACTCAAGTCGAAGGGGAAGGGGTTAAAGTTACCATCGATTCGTTGTTCAATGAACAATTAGGAATGCAAGTAAGTTACGTTTCTCCGGAAATCATGCAAAAGTTAATTAATGAGTTGAATTCTTTTGGTGCTGAAGAAATCGCCGTTAATAATAGAAGAGTTGTCAATTCTACTGTTATAAGGGATATAAATGGCGTAACGAAATTAGATGGATATGGTCTCAATTCCTTTCCAATTCAGATAAACATTTTGACGGATGATGTTGAAAAACTTTCTAATAGGTTTTTAGCTTCGACTATTGAGGAGGATTTTGCCGTTGATAATCTATCAATTGAAATTACTGAACCAATCGAGCAAATCATGATCCCTGCGTATGATGAACCAATTACTGTCAAATACTTATCGCCTCTTTCTGAAGGGGGGGAAAGTTGA